One Thermodesulfovibrionales bacterium DNA segment encodes these proteins:
- a CDS encoding PD-(D/E)XK nuclease family protein, whose translation MSVLVIPSGQNLVDRVLAHLEGKERDYSSSLVVFPGKRPSHFLRKALARKVGSSFVPPTVLSMDEFIDSVCDELNLGRKIETIDAVAILYDTHRKSYTPLGGQGFMTPDSFFSLGLKIYRDIEELAIEGVNPGMVREVETLLADELPEQTRGRLQSLSYFHEKFYSDIKDLGLSSRSMRYQATAAHIDEAWFKRYGKVIFAGFFALTQAEKTIFQKLSSNDKAVFLFQEGTGLREKLGNLGIAYDRPKEGAGEPDVQFYGSPDTHGQVLALGKILETRLEAGEPLDEKTAIVLPSSETLFPLLRQGLSAFTENTYNVSLGYPLHRTPVFGFLNNLMELVTSMDGDRLYIPDYMKFVLHPYTKNIYCKGKSEITRILFHSVEEELIKHRAKTFVTLAEIEGNGNLLKEVIEELPREEGVTAETLREHLKAIHKNTIERFLSFGNIGDFARKCTEILRYVFHESTARLHPLFFPFAESFITALDLIPGSLMKDMAFAERSSYFIFFKKYVMTCHTPFTGTPLRGLQILGFLETRNVKFDTVFVLDANEEVLPDTKKEETLLPFKAREILGLPTYRDRDKLTAYYFDVLLSGAKEVHIFSIENDKAEPSRFVEKLLWERQKKDKQTSPIPYVRPIQYQVKLSNNVPGPIPKTDDMIAFLRDHHYSATAVNRYLTCPLQFYYASVLGFSRKDEITGAIERDELGSFVHTILKSYFLPRRGRPLKEADLAVGEMDSLVENLFASEYGKELTGALYLLKRQVKRRMSDLLKGYYIPLLRKKTLTILETEESLGLEVDGFHLKGRLDSVEQRGDKTVIVDYKTGAGQAYLKINLEKLDVARRETWSEAIGSIQLPFYLVLYTEKKRRSIDEFNALFLLLGRSRISEDMELTLFDGSSPAEMFVPLRAVIFKLLGEIIDPRIPFSATENIRNVCPTCDFRYICGTSWVVK comes from the coding sequence ATGAGTGTGCTCGTCATCCCATCGGGGCAAAATCTGGTGGATCGGGTCCTTGCTCACCTTGAGGGGAAAGAGAGAGATTATTCCTCTTCACTGGTGGTCTTCCCAGGCAAGAGACCGTCCCACTTCTTGAGAAAGGCGCTGGCACGAAAAGTGGGATCGAGCTTCGTCCCTCCGACAGTGCTTTCAATGGATGAGTTCATCGATTCCGTCTGCGATGAGTTGAATCTGGGGAGGAAGATTGAAACCATTGATGCCGTGGCGATTCTTTATGACACCCACAGGAAATCGTATACTCCCCTTGGCGGACAGGGTTTCATGACGCCTGACAGTTTCTTTTCCCTCGGCCTCAAGATATATCGAGACATCGAGGAGCTTGCCATAGAAGGCGTCAATCCCGGTATGGTCAGGGAAGTGGAGACTCTTTTGGCGGATGAATTGCCGGAACAGACAAGGGGAAGACTACAATCTCTCTCTTATTTTCATGAAAAGTTCTACAGCGATATCAAGGACCTTGGTCTATCGAGCAGATCCATGAGATATCAGGCAACGGCCGCGCACATCGATGAGGCTTGGTTTAAGAGATATGGGAAGGTGATCTTCGCCGGCTTTTTCGCCCTTACCCAGGCGGAAAAAACGATCTTTCAAAAGCTTTCTTCGAACGACAAGGCGGTTTTTCTCTTCCAGGAAGGGACGGGATTGAGAGAAAAACTCGGGAATCTTGGTATCGCCTATGACCGCCCGAAGGAGGGAGCAGGAGAACCCGATGTTCAGTTTTATGGTAGCCCCGATACACACGGCCAGGTCCTGGCCCTTGGGAAGATACTTGAAACGCGGCTTGAGGCCGGAGAGCCCTTGGATGAGAAGACTGCAATTGTCCTGCCGTCGTCAGAGACCCTTTTCCCTCTTCTGCGTCAAGGACTCTCCGCCTTCACCGAGAATACTTACAATGTCTCTCTGGGATACCCGCTGCACCGGACTCCGGTCTTCGGGTTTCTCAATAACCTTATGGAGCTGGTCACTTCAATGGATGGGGACCGCCTCTATATCCCTGACTACATGAAATTCGTCCTTCACCCCTATACGAAGAATATCTACTGCAAGGGGAAATCAGAGATCACAAGGATACTCTTTCATTCGGTGGAGGAGGAACTCATCAAGCACAGGGCAAAGACCTTTGTGACTCTGGCCGAGATAGAAGGCAATGGAAACCTCTTGAAGGAGGTCATAGAGGAGCTCCCCAGGGAAGAAGGCGTTACTGCAGAGACCTTGAGAGAACATCTCAAGGCCATTCATAAGAACACGATAGAGAGATTCCTCTCCTTCGGAAACATCGGAGACTTCGCCAGGAAGTGCACAGAGATTCTCCGCTATGTCTTTCACGAAAGTACCGCACGCCTTCATCCTCTCTTTTTTCCCTTCGCCGAGTCTTTCATAACTGCCCTTGACCTTATTCCCGGCTCGCTCATGAAGGATATGGCCTTCGCGGAGAGATCGAGCTATTTCATCTTCTTCAAGAAATATGTGATGACCTGCCACACGCCCTTTACCGGCACTCCTCTCAGAGGGCTGCAGATCCTGGGATTTCTCGAAACGAGGAACGTGAAGTTCGACACGGTCTTCGTCCTCGACGCCAACGAGGAGGTCCTTCCCGATACGAAGAAGGAAGAGACCCTTCTGCCGTTCAAGGCGAGGGAGATACTGGGCTTGCCGACCTATAGGGACAGGGACAAGCTGACGGCATATTACTTTGATGTGCTCCTCAGCGGAGCAAAAGAGGTTCATATCTTCTCCATCGAAAACGACAAGGCAGAGCCCTCGAGGTTCGTGGAAAAACTCCTTTGGGAGAGGCAGAAGAAGGACAAGCAAACTTCACCCATACCTTACGTCAGACCTATCCAGTACCAGGTGAAACTCTCCAATAACGTCCCCGGTCCGATCCCGAAAACTGACGATATGATCGCTTTCCTCAGAGACCATCACTACAGCGCTACGGCTGTTAACCGATATCTCACGTGCCCTCTTCAGTTCTATTACGCTTCTGTCCTTGGTTTCAGCCGTAAGGACGAGATCACGGGTGCTATCGAACGGGATGAACTGGGCAGCTTCGTCCATACCATCCTGAAGAGCTATTTCCTGCCGAGGCGGGGCAGGCCTTTGAAGGAAGCCGATCTTGCCGTCGGAGAAATGGATTCTCTCGTTGAGAACCTCTTTGCAAGCGAGTACGGCAAAGAGCTGACCGGGGCACTCTATCTTCTCAAGAGACAGGTGAAGAGACGCATGTCAGACCTTCTCAAGGGCTACTATATTCCACTTTTGCGGAAGAAGACACTTACCATTTTGGAGACGGAAGAATCCCTTGGGCTGGAAGTCGACGGCTTTCACCTCAAGGGGAGGCTTGACAGCGTAGAGCAGCGAGGCGACAAAACGGTCATCGTCGACTACAAGACCGGCGCCGGCCAAGCTTATCTCAAGATCAACCTCGAAAAGCTCGACGTCGCAAGAAGGGAAACGTGGAGCGAGGCAATAGGAAGCATTCAGCTTCCCTTCTACCTTGTGCTTTATACTGAAAAGAAAAGAAGGTCAATAGACGAGTTTAATGCGTTATTTTTGCTCCTCGGCCGTTCAAGGATATCGGAAGACATGGAATTGACCCTCTTTGACGGTTCATCTCCGGCGGAAATGTTTGTGCCTCTGAGAGCCGTGATCTTCAAGCTCCTTGGCGAAATCATAGATCCCCGTATTCCTTTTTCAGCCACAGAGAACATAAGAAATGTATGCCCGACCTGCGATTTCAGATACATCTGCGGTACTTCATGGGTAGTGAAGTAA
- a CDS encoding tetratricopeptide repeat protein, producing MPKAIKKRVAKPVKKEEDVKHIIHHARESFVERKNILLPVLIGAALLMIVVSAFFIYRSTMKTKADALEYGAYRIYYGINQKQPLQKEEQYQKALEKFQLAYDARKSAYALFYIASCYYDMGKYDAALKSLRELNERFPDDERFVPLSYYKMAMISLKKADNDGALKLLDAIANYKTGSFKDLALAESAKILEAMGKKAESERKYEELKKNFPNSPFVKTAQAPPSPPAIVPAPSEKK from the coding sequence ATGCCGAAGGCTATTAAAAAGAGAGTCGCAAAACCGGTGAAGAAAGAAGAAGACGTAAAACACATTATTCATCACGCGAGAGAATCGTTCGTTGAGAGGAAGAATATTCTTCTGCCGGTCCTGATAGGCGCGGCCCTCCTCATGATCGTGGTTTCGGCTTTCTTCATATACCGCTCAACCATGAAGACAAAGGCTGACGCCCTTGAATATGGGGCTTACCGGATATACTATGGGATCAATCAGAAACAGCCTCTCCAGAAGGAAGAGCAGTATCAGAAAGCCCTGGAGAAATTTCAGCTGGCCTATGACGCGAGGAAATCAGCCTATGCTCTCTTTTACATTGCGAGCTGTTACTACGACATGGGAAAATATGATGCGGCCCTCAAGAGCTTGAGGGAGCTGAACGAACGCTTCCCCGATGATGAGCGGTTCGTTCCTCTGTCGTACTACAAGATGGCAATGATAAGCCTTAAGAAGGCCGACAACGATGGGGCGCTCAAACTCCTCGATGCGATAGCAAATTATAAGACAGGCTCCTTCAAAGATCTTGCCCTGGCAGAGTCCGCGAAGATTCTTGAAGCAATGGGCAAGAAGGCAGAATCGGAAAGGAAATATGAGGAACTGAAGAAGAACTTTCCGAACTCACCCTTTGTGAAGACCGCCCAGGCGCCTCCTTCGCCGCCTGCCATAGTCCCGGCCCCTTCCGAGAAGAAATAA
- a CDS encoding histidinol phosphate phosphatase domain-containing protein, with product MIDLHTHSILSDGELLPYELVRRAAATGYSAIAITDHVDQSNIDFVVPRLVDALNKLRGLVPLEVIAGAEITHAPPKLIPNLVKEARSLGAKLVIVHGETIVEPVAEGTNRAAIEAGADIISHPGLISTEDILFAKDKGVVLEITSRKGHSLSNGYVAREAIRFGVSVTINTDSHSPGDLITKDTAKKILLAAGIDENRIESIFGTARLLVEKSLRGN from the coding sequence ATGATTGATCTTCACACCCACAGTATACTGAGCGATGGAGAGCTCCTGCCCTACGAGCTCGTGAGAAGGGCTGCTGCAACGGGTTACAGCGCCATCGCCATAACAGACCACGTGGACCAGTCCAACATAGACTTTGTTGTGCCGCGCCTCGTGGATGCTCTGAACAAGCTCAGAGGCCTCGTTCCTCTCGAGGTGATAGCCGGCGCTGAGATAACGCATGCGCCGCCGAAACTCATTCCCAACCTTGTGAAAGAAGCCCGCTCTCTTGGAGCGAAGCTCGTGATTGTCCACGGCGAGACGATCGTTGAACCGGTGGCTGAAGGCACAAACAGGGCCGCCATTGAGGCTGGTGCGGACATCATTTCGCACCCCGGACTGATCAGTACTGAGGACATCCTCTTCGCGAAAGACAAGGGGGTTGTCCTCGAGATCACCTCACGGAAGGGACACTCACTCTCGAATGGTTACGTGGCCAGGGAAGCGATCAGGTTCGGCGTGTCTGTGACGATCAATACCGATTCCCACAGCCCGGGAGACCTCATTACAAAGGATACGGCGAAGAAGATTCTCCTCGCAGCTGGCATAGACGAAAACCGCATTGAATCAATCTTCGGTACCGCAAGATTACTCGTTGAAAAATCCTTAAGGGGGAATTGA
- a CDS encoding DegQ family serine endoprotease, translated as MIKKRLTSIANITAPVMLFLLLQGIPASAAPFWTTLPPSETRKAIPLTNETVSKLVESLKPAVVNISVTQTVQGGGLPQGFRAPFGDEDFWKKFFGDQEPKEFKKKGLGSGFIVSKEGYIVTNNHVVQKANDITVILFNKKQYPAKIIGTDPKTDIALIKIDAGDTLAVAPLGDSDKVKEGEAVLAIGNPFGFSETVTSGIVSAKGRVIGAGPYDDFIQTDASINPGNSGGPLLNYHGEVIGINTAIISSGQGIGFAVPINMAKEVLPQLKERGKVTRGWVGVSIQEVTPDIAKSFGLKEATGALISDIVPDGPAEKAGLKRGDIILELNGKIVRDYHELPRMVAAMPANEKASFKVLRDGKEEQVTAIVGEMKEGETGQPAQDVQKQLGMSLQPVTPEIAKELGMKRAEGIVVTDVEPNSAVAEAGIQRGDVILEVNRQPIKTLKDLSDAIHKAGNSYLFLIFRNGATFYISVEISDQK; from the coding sequence ATGATTAAGAAGAGGTTGACATCGATAGCGAATATTACCGCTCCTGTAATGCTGTTCCTGCTGCTGCAGGGGATACCTGCCTCTGCTGCGCCCTTCTGGACTACGCTTCCTCCGTCGGAAACGAGGAAGGCCATACCCTTGACGAATGAGACAGTCTCGAAACTTGTGGAGAGCCTCAAGCCCGCAGTCGTGAATATCAGCGTGACCCAAACGGTGCAGGGCGGTGGGTTGCCGCAGGGGTTCCGCGCGCCCTTTGGCGACGAGGACTTCTGGAAAAAATTTTTCGGCGACCAGGAACCAAAGGAATTTAAGAAAAAGGGTCTCGGCTCGGGTTTTATTGTAAGCAAGGAAGGGTATATCGTCACGAATAATCATGTCGTTCAGAAGGCCAATGATATAACGGTAATCCTCTTCAACAAAAAACAGTATCCTGCCAAGATTATCGGAACAGACCCAAAAACAGACATTGCCCTCATAAAGATCGATGCCGGCGATACCCTTGCTGTTGCCCCTCTGGGGGACTCGGACAAGGTGAAGGAGGGAGAGGCTGTCCTGGCGATAGGGAACCCCTTCGGGTTTTCAGAGACTGTTACTTCGGGCATCGTTAGTGCAAAGGGTCGGGTGATCGGCGCCGGACCCTATGATGACTTTATCCAGACCGACGCTTCCATTAATCCCGGCAACAGCGGAGGACCATTGTTGAATTACCACGGCGAAGTGATTGGCATTAATACGGCCATAATCTCGTCAGGGCAGGGGATCGGGTTCGCTGTGCCGATCAATATGGCAAAGGAAGTCCTTCCCCAGTTGAAAGAGCGGGGAAAGGTCACGCGGGGTTGGGTTGGCGTATCCATTCAGGAGGTGACCCCTGACATTGCAAAGTCCTTCGGTTTGAAGGAGGCGACAGGCGCCCTGATTTCCGATATCGTACCTGACGGTCCTGCTGAGAAGGCCGGACTGAAAAGGGGCGACATCATTTTGGAACTGAACGGGAAGATCGTAAGGGATTACCATGAGCTTCCCCGTATGGTCGCGGCAATGCCTGCCAACGAGAAGGCGAGCTTCAAGGTGCTCAGAGACGGAAAAGAGGAACAGGTAACGGCCATCGTAGGAGAGATGAAGGAAGGAGAAACCGGTCAGCCTGCTCAGGATGTGCAGAAGCAGCTTGGCATGTCTCTGCAGCCGGTCACCCCTGAGATTGCCAAGGAACTGGGGATGAAGAGGGCAGAGGGGATCGTGGTGACCGATGTCGAGCCGAACAGCGCCGTGGCAGAGGCCGGGATCCAGAGAGGAGACGTGATACTCGAGGTCAACCGCCAGCCTATAAAAACCCTGAAGGACTTGAGCGATGCAATCCATAAGGCGGGCAATTCATATCTTTTCCTGATCTTCAGGAACGGTGCGACATTCTATATATCCGTGGAGATCAGCGATCAGAAATAG
- a CDS encoding ATP-binding protein, translating to MAVLLDNRLETILHILDTLAMSALIVDGTGKIAAANSAALSMFRYTLEDLAGADVAEILSSDPSLFPAPPNPSAINGEDLCGLRPQETHVESFCTTRNGEVFVAMVSIIPLPADDYSVVVVREISAQGKLGLPVGTTKLIGALRDKMKQIELINELSGMVNSSLSIGTIFRIMMSEIRKMITYDRGSILLYNEDDRNLVIFALDTDMETVLKKGIKAPLDSTSAGWVIKNNRPWINGDLAVAMRFTSDQKLLDEGIRSTVSIPLFQDRILGVFNLDSKEPCRYTEKDLRILLPVAKHISIALENALLFEEISREKKEWEKTFDAITDMVWIQGGRQHVIRANKTLLQKAGLSAFHVMGKSCNELLKRLGITRSECICSNTVSSKQPAFAEMKEAGGNIFHFWSYPLTDDDGRLYAIVHYLKDVTAQKRLEHQLVRADKLASLGTLVAGIAHEINNPLGIIAGYSEALIERARDEALLAMKEFEDFPEYLETINGEMFRCKEILKSLLEFARPHGGTFRELDVNELIKEVILLVNHKAVRLKHHIELRLNRDLPKITADPGSLRQLFMNIIINSMYYTHEGGSILIETGVDDNCGCNPSAGLITIVIADTGEGIPPHLLPRVFDPFFTTKPVGEGTGLGLSICHKIAEEHGGTIDVESEIGKGSRFIIKLPAKVHDKNSRC from the coding sequence ATGGCTGTACTTCTTGACAACAGGCTGGAAACAATCCTTCATATCCTCGACACTCTTGCCATGTCTGCCCTTATCGTTGACGGAACCGGTAAGATCGCCGCAGCAAACTCTGCAGCATTGAGCATGTTCCGGTACACTCTGGAAGATCTTGCCGGTGCGGATGTTGCCGAAATCCTCTCCTCAGATCCGTCTCTTTTCCCGGCTCCACCGAATCCTTCTGCGATCAATGGTGAAGATCTCTGCGGTCTGAGACCGCAAGAGACCCATGTCGAGTCTTTCTGCACAACGAGAAACGGCGAAGTCTTTGTTGCTATGGTCTCGATCATCCCCCTGCCCGCAGACGACTACTCGGTCGTTGTCGTCAGAGAGATATCGGCTCAGGGCAAACTTGGCCTGCCCGTTGGTACGACGAAGCTCATCGGAGCACTGCGCGATAAGATGAAACAGATTGAGCTCATCAATGAACTGAGCGGGATGGTGAATTCGAGTCTCAGTATCGGCACCATCTTCAGGATCATGATGTCAGAAATCAGGAAAATGATAACCTACGACAGGGGCAGCATACTCCTCTATAATGAGGATGACCGTAATCTTGTTATCTTCGCCCTTGACACTGATATGGAGACGGTCTTAAAGAAGGGAATAAAGGCCCCCCTCGATTCTACGAGTGCCGGGTGGGTCATTAAGAATAATCGCCCATGGATCAATGGGGACCTTGCTGTAGCGATGCGCTTCACCTCTGATCAGAAATTGCTCGACGAAGGCATCCGGTCGACCGTCAGCATTCCCCTGTTCCAGGACAGGATCCTTGGAGTCTTCAATCTTGACAGCAAGGAACCTTGCCGCTACACGGAAAAGGACCTCAGGATTCTGCTCCCTGTCGCAAAACATATATCCATCGCCCTCGAAAACGCCCTCCTCTTCGAAGAGATATCGCGAGAGAAAAAAGAGTGGGAGAAGACCTTCGATGCGATCACCGACATGGTCTGGATCCAGGGCGGCAGGCAGCATGTTATCCGTGCCAATAAGACCCTCTTGCAGAAAGCGGGTCTTTCCGCCTTTCATGTTATGGGGAAGTCATGCAACGAACTCTTGAAGAGGCTCGGCATAACCCGCAGCGAATGTATCTGCTCCAATACGGTCTCCTCAAAGCAGCCTGCCTTTGCCGAGATGAAAGAAGCCGGTGGAAACATCTTCCATTTCTGGTCATATCCCCTTACTGATGATGACGGCCGGCTCTATGCCATCGTCCACTACCTGAAAGATGTCACTGCCCAGAAACGCCTTGAACACCAGCTTGTACGAGCCGACAAACTCGCTTCCCTCGGCACCCTCGTTGCGGGCATTGCCCACGAGATCAATAACCCCCTCGGGATCATCGCCGGCTATTCTGAGGCCCTCATCGAGAGGGCTAGGGATGAGGCCCTTCTCGCCATGAAGGAGTTTGAAGACTTTCCCGAGTACCTCGAAACGATCAACGGCGAGATGTTCCGTTGTAAAGAGATCCTCAAGAGTCTCCTCGAATTTGCCAGGCCCCATGGCGGGACATTCCGTGAACTCGACGTGAATGAACTCATAAAGGAAGTCATACTTCTCGTGAACCATAAGGCTGTCCGTCTCAAGCACCATATCGAACTCAGGCTGAACAGGGACCTTCCGAAGATAACCGCTGACCCCGGAAGTCTCAGACAGCTTTTCATGAACATTATTATAAACTCCATGTATTACACCCACGAGGGAGGATCCATCCTTATCGAGACCGGCGTCGACGACAACTGCGGATGCAACCCCTCTGCCGGGCTGATTACCATAGTCATTGCAGATACGGGAGAGGGTATACCGCCTCATCTCCTTCCAAGGGTATTCGATCCCTTCTTTACGACAAAACCCGTCGGAGAAGGAACAGGATTGGGACTCTCCATCTGCCACAAGATTGCCGAGGAGCACGGCGGCACCATCGACGTGGAGAGTGAAATCGGCAAGGGATCACGCTTCATTATAAAGCTTCCTGCCAAAGTACATGACAAGAATTCTCGTTGTTGA